The Faecalibacterium sp. I3-3-33 DNA window CCCGAGCGGCAGAACCGGCAGCTGGAGCAGCGGTGCAGTCAATTGTATGCAGCGTGGGGCATCCCGCAGGGGGATGTCAACGCCGGATACCTTTCCGGCGCGGTCAGCATCGCATGCAGCACCAGCCAGAAGCTGGCGATCCGCAAGGAGATCTTGCAGGCTGTGAGCGAGCAGTTTGATACATCGGTCGCTGCCGTGGAAAGCGGCATCCGCCGGATGGTGGATCAGCTGGAGGAAAAGCCGACCCCTGCGTGGCTGGCGTTTAAAGCTGATACAAGGCTGGGCAGCGGTAAGCCCACCACCGGCAAGCTGATCTACGCGGTCAGGGATGTTGTGCTGCGGCAAAAGTCCCCGTAAGGCTTGCGCACGGCTGCGGCAGTTGGAACACTGTGGTGTTCCGTTGAAAAAATGGCATCGCCCGGGGAGGCAGAGCAATGGAGCAGCAAAGGACAGAAATGCGGTCTATCACCGCAGAGCAGCAGAAGCGGGTCGAGGAGGTCTGCTTCCGTTCGCTGGCGCTGATCGGGCGCAACTGTGAATATCTGGAGCAGCATTTTGACCGCACCGGTGCAGACGCGTCTACCCGGCAGGCGGTGGCAGATATCAACACCGCCGCCTTGCAGCTGGACCGCACCCTCAGCGAGGCAATCACCCTGCTGGAATTTCTGCACGAGGAAGCAAAACCGCAGCTGTACCCCATTGATCTGTGCGAGCTTTTGCAGCAGGTGGCGGCACAGTCTGATATGATCCGGGCACAGCTTGGGGTGGATATCCGGCTGGACTACGGCGGGTGCACCACCTGCTGCGTAATGGCAGACCGCAGAGATGCGGAGCTGCTGTGCCTGCATCTGCTCTCCAATGCATTGCACGCCAGCCGGGAGGGCGGCAGCGTCTGTATCGCGCTGCGCCGCACCGAGAGCGACTGGCAGCTGACCGTCACCGACGATGGCTGCGGTCTGCCCGGTGAGGATGTACAGGCAGCGCTGGAAAACCGCCGCAGCTTTCTGGGCGGGGCGCAGCTGGGACTGCTGCTCTGCCGGGAGTGCTGCCGCCGGATGGACTGGAGTTTACAGCTGGAGCCTGCGCCCGAAAAAGGCACACAGGCTGTGGTGAGCATTCCGTTGTACACGGGCGAAAGCCGCCCTGACGGCACGGTGGAGCTGCGCACCAGCTCGGAGACCGAGCGGGAGCAGCGCAAGTATCATCTGCGTGCCATGCTGGTGCGGGAGATGCGCACCATGCCGGAGCGCGGCGACCCGGAAGAAGAGTTTTAATAAGGTGGCAAGGCCGCTGCACAGTGTTTTGTGCGGCGGCCTTGCTTATTTTGCGCCCGGTGCTTTCCTGCAAGCGCAAAGCATGGTATACTGAAAGCTGAAAACAAAAGCTTGGAGGAGCAACAATGACAAACAAGAAGCTGAACTACCCCGCAATTGCCAAGGAGGCGGCCATCCTGACCGGGGCCGTTGCCATTATTGCGGCGGCGGTCTATTTTTTTCTGGTGCCCAGCCACACATCCGTCAGCAGTATTTCCGGCCTTGGCATCGTGCTTTCTAATTTTGTGCCGCTGCCGCTTTCGGCCATTACCATGGTGCTGAATATCGTGCTGCTCATCATCGGTTTTTTCACCTGCGGCAGGGAGTTTGGCGCAAAAACCGTGTATACCAGCGTGATGCTGCCGGTGTTTCTGAGGCTTTTCGAGCGGCTGTTCCCGGATTTTGGCTCCATGACCGGCAGTCAGGAGTTGGATGTGCTGTGCTACATTCTGGTGGTCAGCGTAGGTCTGAGCATCCTGTTCAACCGCAACGCATCCTCCGGCGGGCTGGATATCGTGGCAAAGATCATGAACAAGTACCTGCACATGGAGCTGGGCAAGGCCATGTCTCTTTCGGGAATGTGTGTGGCACTCTCTGCTGCCCTTGTCTACGATAAAAAGACTGTGGTGCTGAGTATCCTCGGTACATATTTTAACGGCATGGTGCTGGACCACTTCATCTTCGATAACAGCATCAAGCGCCGGGTGTGCATCATTACCGAGAAGGAGGAGGTGCTGCGGCAGTTCATCATCAACGACCTGCACAGCGGTGCTACCATGTACGAGGCCATCGGTGCATACAACTTTGAAAAGCACAACGAGATCATTACCATCGTGGACAAAAACGAGTATCAGAAGCTGATGAACTTCATCAACCGCGAGGACCCCAAGGCCTTTGTCACGATTTATAATGTATCCAGTATGCACTACCAGCCCAAGCGCTGAGCGGCACAGGGAA harbors:
- a CDS encoding YitT family protein, which codes for MTNKKLNYPAIAKEAAILTGAVAIIAAAVYFFLVPSHTSVSSISGLGIVLSNFVPLPLSAITMVLNIVLLIIGFFTCGREFGAKTVYTSVMLPVFLRLFERLFPDFGSMTGSQELDVLCYILVVSVGLSILFNRNASSGGLDIVAKIMNKYLHMELGKAMSLSGMCVALSAALVYDKKTVVLSILGTYFNGMVLDHFIFDNSIKRRVCIITEKEEVLRQFIINDLHSGATMYEAIGAYNFEKHNEIITIVDKNEYQKLMNFINREDPKAFVTIYNVSSMHYQPKR
- a CDS encoding sensor histidine kinase, which produces MRSITAEQQKRVEEVCFRSLALIGRNCEYLEQHFDRTGADASTRQAVADINTAALQLDRTLSEAITLLEFLHEEAKPQLYPIDLCELLQQVAAQSDMIRAQLGVDIRLDYGGCTTCCVMADRRDAELLCLHLLSNALHASREGGSVCIALRRTESDWQLTVTDDGCGLPGEDVQAALENRRSFLGGAQLGLLLCRECCRRMDWSLQLEPAPEKGTQAVVSIPLYTGESRPDGTVELRTSSETEREQRKYHLRAMLVREMRTMPERGDPEEEF